A single genomic interval of Synechococcales cyanobacterium CNB harbors:
- a CDS encoding PAS domain-containing sensor histidine kinase, with amino-acid sequence MHSQPDAFQPVSIYQIGRCKGSKPTHNVAPRRVTPCADRQSPDPSQAAHLHSRSPTADTPCGFTTNGRWCCAMTQSGDQPHAEARRRRSFAPGRFTGESAPVWAALAIMLVVVGSVGVTAWLTVRGHARAMREARAAQVENACRFVAEAASPLLAAGDLTAVRRIVIDAARANSLDDLRIVLGDGGVLAAADPAKITLHLLPNRLPEVSIAPAAASDSRIVQIAQPVDVPGRGRARLEASGPATVPTGAMRDAQAAAGIVGAVGLVSLLLVSRVLQRRLRGMAAIRASLIAFERGERASATLIVDESLGGEARAWNDLLALRDLERRAERAKHAADAMGAHRAQRGELDDACDALWQGLILIDENLRSKYANGAAAVFLRAKRDEIVGSEITKFVADERLVNTIRGVASGVIRNRLAVEVERTGDNGSGVLRFSVRPVRREDSAAAMILIEDVTQQRVADAARNAFVAQASHELRTPLTNIRLYVEQLLDGEPTPADRAQAINVINQESRRLERIVSDMLSVAEIEAGQLRIVENDVRLDALFAELEADYRAQAEEKGLDLRFDLPPKLPVIQGDRDKIALALHNLIGNALKYTPAGGSVRVIVADDEENFTVDVVDTGIGISPEDAERVFDKFYRAKDRRVTELTGTGLGLALAREVIRLHGGDVTVQSELDKGSTFTLSIPIHARAA; translated from the coding sequence ATGCACTCCCAGCCAGATGCTTTCCAGCCCGTGTCAATCTACCAGATAGGCCGTTGCAAGGGAAGCAAGCCGACCCATAACGTCGCCCCGAGGAGGGTAACCCCCTGCGCCGACAGACAATCCCCTGATCCCTCCCAGGCCGCACATCTTCATTCCCGCTCTCCGACTGCCGATACCCCTTGCGGGTTCACGACCAACGGGAGGTGGTGCTGCGCCATGACTCAGAGCGGCGATCAGCCACATGCGGAAGCACGGCGGAGGCGTTCATTCGCTCCGGGCCGCTTCACCGGGGAGTCCGCGCCGGTCTGGGCGGCGTTGGCGATCATGCTGGTCGTGGTTGGTTCGGTGGGGGTAACAGCGTGGCTCACGGTTCGCGGTCACGCGAGGGCGATGAGGGAGGCGCGGGCGGCGCAGGTGGAGAACGCCTGCCGCTTTGTTGCCGAGGCCGCGTCTCCGCTGCTCGCGGCGGGTGATCTCACGGCCGTTCGCCGCATCGTCATCGACGCCGCTCGTGCGAACTCGCTCGACGACCTGCGGATCGTGCTCGGGGACGGTGGGGTTCTCGCCGCCGCCGACCCCGCGAAGATCACTCTGCACCTGCTGCCGAACAGACTTCCGGAGGTTTCGATCGCGCCCGCTGCGGCAAGCGACTCGCGGATTGTGCAGATCGCGCAGCCGGTTGACGTGCCGGGACGCGGGCGTGCTCGCCTGGAGGCGTCGGGTCCTGCCACCGTGCCCACGGGGGCGATGCGCGACGCGCAGGCCGCCGCGGGCATTGTCGGCGCTGTTGGGCTGGTCTCGCTCCTGCTCGTCTCACGCGTGCTCCAGCGTCGGCTCAGGGGCATGGCCGCCATTCGCGCCAGCCTGATCGCCTTCGAGCGGGGCGAGCGTGCATCGGCAACACTCATCGTTGACGAATCCCTCGGCGGCGAGGCCCGCGCGTGGAACGATCTGCTGGCGTTGCGAGACCTGGAGCGCCGCGCCGAGCGCGCGAAGCACGCGGCCGATGCGATGGGGGCGCATCGCGCCCAGCGCGGCGAACTCGACGACGCATGCGATGCGCTCTGGCAGGGTCTCATCCTCATCGACGAGAACCTGCGCTCGAAGTACGCGAACGGCGCGGCGGCGGTCTTCCTTCGCGCCAAGCGGGACGAGATCGTCGGGAGCGAGATCACGAAGTTCGTCGCGGACGAGCGGCTCGTGAACACGATCCGCGGCGTCGCCTCCGGCGTCATCCGCAACCGCCTTGCCGTCGAGGTCGAACGCACGGGGGACAACGGTTCCGGCGTGCTGCGATTCAGCGTGCGGCCTGTCCGGCGGGAGGATTCCGCGGCCGCGATGATCCTCATCGAGGACGTGACGCAGCAGCGCGTCGCCGACGCCGCCCGGAACGCCTTTGTCGCCCAGGCGTCCCACGAACTGCGCACGCCGCTGACGAACATCCGTCTCTACGTCGAGCAGCTCCTCGACGGCGAGCCGACGCCGGCCGACCGTGCGCAGGCCATCAACGTCATCAACCAGGAGAGCAGGCGGCTGGAGAGGATCGTTTCCGACATGCTCTCCGTCGCTGAGATCGAGGCGGGCCAGCTGCGCATCGTCGAGAACGATGTTCGCCTCGACGCCCTGTTCGCCGAACTCGAAGCCGACTACAGGGCACAGGCCGAGGAGAAGGGCCTCGACCTCCGGTTCGACCTCCCCCCCAAGCTTCCGGTCATCCAGGGCGACCGGGACAAGATCGCCTTGGCGCTCCACAACCTCATCGGCAACGCGCTGAAGTACACGCCCGCCGGAGGCTCGGTGCGCGTCATCGTTGCCGACGACGAGGAGAACTTCACGGTTGACGTTGTGGACACCGGCATCGGCATCTCGCCCGAGGACGCCGAGCGAGTCTTCGACAAGTTCTACCGAGCCAAGGACCGCCGTGTCACGGAACTCACGGGCACCGGCCTCGGCCTTGCGCTGGCACGAGAGGTCATCCGTCTCCACGGCGGCGACGTCACCGTCCAGTCCGAACTCGACAAGGGAAGCACCTTCACCCTCTCGATACCGATTCATGCGAGGGCCGCGTAG
- a CDS encoding STAS domain-containing protein codes for MQIIEQRQGAVTVLKPIGPLVQKDADALKTRAADVLRKSLGRFVIDASAIAYADSRGLEVLVELTEELGTGGQSLKISAANETLREVLELTELAPLFEYHEDVNSAVRSFL; via the coding sequence ATGCAGATCATCGAGCAGCGACAGGGCGCCGTCACCGTTCTCAAGCCGATCGGGCCGCTGGTCCAGAAGGACGCCGATGCGCTGAAGACACGTGCGGCGGACGTCCTGCGCAAGAGCCTGGGACGGTTCGTCATCGACGCTTCCGCCATCGCGTACGCCGACAGCCGGGGCCTCGAAGTCCTCGTCGAACTCACGGAGGAACTCGGCACGGGCGGTCAGTCCCTCAAGATCAGCGCGGCCAACGAAACTCTCCGCGAAGTGCTCGAACTCACCGAACTCGCGCCTCTCTTCGAGTATCACGAGGACGTGAACTCCGCCGTGAGGAGCTTCCTGTGA
- a CDS encoding type II secretion system protein GspE: MSATPYKKIRVGEVLLQAGLVNEQQLQRALEDQKSTGQMLGEMLVEQGVITSAALVRAIADCLGVRGCHLRHGLIDPSLLQLIGEEEAERLKVIPLFRVRDVLTVAMAEPQSLPTIDRLRAVTGCRIRPVFALEGNILEYIRKYAGGNVDVDEFLTSLAQTDVEVVERETVDEGPSTDLDKMVAGSPIVNLVNVALLTAVKDRASDIHIEPDKRGTRIRYRIDGVLRDLMKPPPGMHAAIVSRVKVIGKMDIAEKRLPQEGRVRIVAEGREIDLRVSSLPTLLGEKLVVRILDKQNLRVRLEDLGFRQDAMETFKRILRQSHGLVLVTGPTGSGKTTTLYSALDLLRSPERNIITVEDPVEYQLDLVNQTGVNESIGLTFARCLRSIIRQDPDIIMVGEIRDEETARVAVQAALTGHGVLATLHTNDAPGAVARLLDMNVESYLLSSALNGAVAQRLARTICSSCETKYYPAEHVLRDAGLDGLSGRAFKKGAGCQSCHNSGYHGRLGVYEVMEVTSDVRQLIYRAVPSHELRRALKTHGYKSLREEGVLLALDGKTSLEEVLRVTKTDEGGDDVTEVAPAVELRRAA, encoded by the coding sequence GTGAGCGCGACGCCGTACAAGAAGATCCGCGTCGGGGAGGTGCTCCTCCAGGCGGGGCTTGTCAATGAGCAGCAGCTCCAGCGAGCGCTCGAGGACCAGAAGTCCACGGGCCAGATGCTCGGCGAGATGCTCGTTGAGCAGGGTGTCATCACCAGCGCCGCGCTCGTCAGGGCCATCGCGGACTGCCTTGGCGTCAGGGGGTGCCACCTCCGGCACGGCCTGATCGACCCCTCGCTGCTGCAGCTCATCGGCGAGGAAGAGGCCGAGCGACTCAAGGTGATTCCGCTCTTCCGCGTGCGAGACGTGCTCACCGTCGCCATGGCGGAGCCGCAGTCCCTGCCCACGATCGATCGGCTTCGTGCGGTCACCGGCTGTCGCATCAGGCCCGTCTTCGCGCTCGAAGGCAACATCCTTGAGTACATCCGCAAGTACGCCGGCGGGAACGTTGACGTTGACGAGTTCCTCACGTCGCTGGCCCAGACGGACGTGGAGGTCGTCGAGCGGGAGACCGTCGATGAAGGGCCGTCCACCGACCTCGACAAGATGGTCGCCGGCAGCCCGATCGTCAACCTCGTCAACGTCGCGCTGCTCACCGCCGTGAAGGACCGGGCGAGCGACATCCACATCGAACCAGACAAGCGCGGCACAAGAATCCGGTACCGCATCGACGGCGTGCTTCGCGACCTGATGAAGCCCCCCCCGGGCATGCACGCCGCCATCGTGTCGCGCGTCAAAGTCATCGGCAAGATGGACATCGCCGAGAAGCGGCTCCCGCAGGAGGGCCGCGTCCGGATCGTCGCCGAAGGGCGCGAGATCGACCTGCGTGTCAGCAGCCTGCCCACACTGCTCGGCGAGAAACTCGTCGTCCGCATCCTCGACAAGCAGAATCTCCGTGTGCGCCTCGAAGACCTCGGCTTCCGCCAGGACGCCATGGAAACCTTCAAGCGCATCCTGCGGCAGTCGCACGGACTCGTGCTGGTCACAGGCCCCACCGGCTCGGGCAAGACGACCACGCTCTACTCCGCTCTCGACCTCCTCCGCAGCCCGGAACGGAACATCATCACCGTCGAAGACCCGGTCGAGTATCAGCTCGATCTGGTCAACCAGACCGGCGTGAACGAGTCCATCGGCCTCACCTTCGCCCGCTGTCTGCGGAGCATTATCCGCCAGGATCCCGACATCATCATGGTCGGCGAGATCCGCGACGAGGAGACAGCCCGGGTCGCTGTTCAGGCGGCTCTGACGGGGCACGGCGTGCTGGCCACTCTCCACACGAACGACGCGCCGGGAGCGGTTGCACGCCTCCTCGACATGAACGTCGAGTCGTACCTGCTGTCGAGCGCGCTCAACGGCGCGGTCGCCCAGAGGCTGGCACGCACGATCTGTTCGTCCTGCGAGACCAAGTACTACCCGGCCGAGCACGTTCTCAGGGATGCCGGGCTGGACGGCCTTTCCGGGCGGGCGTTCAAGAAGGGCGCGGGGTGCCAGTCCTGCCACAACAGCGGGTACCACGGGCGGTTGGGCGTCTACGAGGTCATGGAAGTGACGTCCGACGTTCGCCAGTTGATCTACCGCGCCGTGCCGTCCCACGAACTCCGTAGGGCGCTGAAGACCCACGGGTACAAGTCGCTCCGCGAAGAGGGGGTGCTTCTCGCGCTCGACGGCAAGACAAGCCTCGAAGAGGTTCTGCGTGTCACCAAGACCGATGAGGGAGGAGATGATGTGACCGAGGTCGCTCCCGCCGTCGAACTCCGGAGGGCCGCATGA
- a CDS encoding type II secretion system F family protein, with amino-acid sequence MKFECVTFDRNGRRQTERVEAASRAEATELLGRKGLFVLEVSEASEAALTSANARRGIALRGADRTKCLAEFTRQLSILVGTGTPVVQAMAAVERQTKNETFRAVVADVRRRVEEGSTLADAMEKHPRVFDAVARSLVAAGESGGHLDDMLARLAALMRQQEVMRGSIIGAMVYPTLLIVVAFSVLILMIAFVIPRFSGLFETLDAPLPPTTALLMSTSELLRAYWWGVIIVLGCIGGGVFYWLATPSGRELLDTLAVRAPRLGKLVRSLVTARIARLLGVLLESRVPLLESLVLTRQAMTNSHYRALLVKIEEAVTRGEAMSDALAASDLVTPSFAEAVRNGEQGGRVSSVLLNLANCMDEDNAMVVKSVTSIIEPLILIGLGLVVGFVAISMFLPLFDVTSVVQGGP; translated from the coding sequence ATGAAGTTCGAGTGCGTCACCTTCGATCGCAACGGCCGCCGGCAGACCGAACGGGTCGAGGCGGCTTCGCGCGCGGAGGCGACCGAACTTCTCGGCCGCAAGGGGCTGTTTGTCCTTGAGGTCAGCGAGGCGAGCGAGGCTGCGCTCACGTCCGCAAATGCCAGGCGCGGGATTGCTCTCAGGGGTGCGGACAGGACCAAGTGCCTGGCGGAGTTCACGCGCCAGCTCTCGATCCTCGTCGGCACGGGCACGCCCGTCGTTCAGGCGATGGCGGCCGTAGAGCGTCAGACGAAGAACGAGACGTTCCGCGCGGTCGTCGCCGATGTTCGACGGAGGGTCGAGGAAGGATCGACGCTTGCCGACGCGATGGAGAAACACCCCCGCGTCTTCGACGCGGTTGCTCGCAGCCTCGTCGCCGCGGGCGAGTCCGGCGGGCATCTCGACGACATGCTCGCTCGCCTGGCCGCGCTCATGCGCCAGCAGGAGGTCATGCGCGGCTCCATTATCGGGGCGATGGTCTATCCAACCCTCCTGATCGTCGTTGCGTTTTCCGTGCTCATTCTTATGATCGCCTTTGTCATCCCGCGATTCAGCGGCCTCTTCGAGACCCTCGACGCTCCACTTCCGCCCACGACCGCCCTGCTCATGTCCACCAGCGAACTCCTCCGCGCGTACTGGTGGGGGGTCATCATCGTGCTGGGGTGCATCGGCGGGGGCGTGTTCTACTGGCTCGCAACGCCGAGCGGGCGAGAGCTGCTCGACACCCTCGCTGTCCGCGCTCCCAGGCTCGGCAAGCTGGTCCGCAGTCTCGTCACCGCCCGCATCGCTCGGTTGCTGGGGGTGCTGCTGGAAAGCAGGGTTCCGCTCCTGGAGTCGCTCGTGCTCACCCGGCAGGCGATGACCAACTCGCACTACCGGGCGCTGCTCGTGAAGATCGAGGAAGCGGTGACTCGCGGCGAGGCCATGAGCGACGCGCTGGCCGCCTCGGACCTCGTCACGCCGTCGTTCGCCGAGGCGGTTCGCAACGGCGAGCAGGGAGGGCGGGTGAGTTCCGTTCTGCTCAATCTTGCCAACTGCATGGACGAGGACAACGCGATGGTCGTCAAGTCCGTGACCAGCATCATCGAGCCGTTGATCCTGATCGGGCTCGGGCTTGTTGTCGGCTTCGTCGCCATCAGCATGTTCCTGCCGCTCTTCGACGTCACCTCCGTTGTTCAGGGAGGACCGTGA
- a CDS encoding PilN domain-containing protein → MVAVNLIPSSRLHARIRARRVRAWAVVSCIYALALAAGCLGLRIGLESDDAQARSVIVSASQQMDASRTAIARLKSELADVRRRAEAARQITNRPDWSVLLALLSRDRGDDLALVSCHLESLDEGGYRLSLGGVSRTPEHITEFTLALERSGVFDRVRLVETVRRATPRGEAVAFSLECRLGWPRGN, encoded by the coding sequence ATGGTCGCCGTGAACCTCATCCCCTCCTCTCGCCTGCACGCGCGAATCCGTGCCCGCCGCGTCCGCGCGTGGGCCGTTGTCTCGTGCATCTACGCGCTCGCGCTCGCCGCTGGGTGCCTCGGCCTGCGCATCGGGCTCGAAAGCGATGACGCTCAGGCCAGGTCCGTTATCGTATCCGCTTCACAACAGATGGACGCGAGCCGCACCGCCATCGCGCGGCTGAAGTCGGAGCTGGCGGACGTTCGACGCCGTGCCGAAGCCGCGCGACAGATCACCAACCGGCCGGACTGGAGTGTGCTGCTCGCGTTGCTGTCGCGCGACCGCGGCGATGACCTCGCGCTCGTCAGCTGCCATCTCGAATCGCTCGACGAGGGCGGGTACCGGCTCTCGCTCGGGGGCGTGAGCCGGACCCCGGAGCACATCACGGAATTCACGCTTGCGCTCGAACGTTCGGGGGTGTTCGATCGTGTCCGTCTCGTCGAGACCGTGCGTCGCGCCACGCCGCGCGGCGAGGCGGTCGCCTTTTCGCTGGAATGCAGACTCGGCTGGCCCAGGGGGAACTGA
- a CDS encoding prepilin-type N-terminal cleavage/methylation domain-containing protein, translating into MHTHTIHRNRAFSLIELVIVVVILGIIGAIAIPRMSRGAAGAADSAVVSDLAVLRSAIDLYHTEHGGSYPSFAKFEEQLTQYSDINGNTSATKDTTHIYGPYLRSIPKQKVGPNKGYAGVTDTQGTANYGWWYIASTGTIKVNAADTDKDDRGVAYTSY; encoded by the coding sequence ATGCACACTCACACGATCCATCGCAACAGAGCGTTCAGCCTCATCGAACTGGTCATCGTCGTCGTCATCCTGGGGATCATCGGCGCCATCGCCATCCCGCGGATGAGCCGCGGTGCGGCCGGCGCGGCGGACTCCGCGGTCGTCTCCGATCTCGCGGTCCTGCGCAGCGCGATCGACCTCTACCACACCGAGCACGGCGGTTCCTACCCCAGCTTCGCCAAGTTCGAGGAGCAGCTGACCCAGTACTCCGACATCAACGGCAACACCTCCGCCACCAAGGACACCACGCACATCTACGGCCCGTACCTGCGCAGCATTCCCAAGCAGAAGGTCGGCCCGAACAAGGGCTACGCAGGCGTCACCGATACCCAGGGTACCGCGAACTACGGCTGGTGGTACATCGCGTCAACCGGCACCATCAAGGTCAACGCCGCCGACACGGACAAGGACGATCGCGGCGTCGCCTACACCTCGTATTGA
- a CDS encoding prepilin-type N-terminal cleavage/methylation domain-containing protein → MSRAFTLIELSIVIVVVGVVAAVSFPKYAESRSRYQVELAARKVCVDATYVQNDARYGSVTRVIEYDLPTDTYKFAYARPGASASETALVILRDEPFRVMLLKADFNSSSVLTFNGFGVPVAGGDLAVGANTRGKSITVDPDTGAVTTATLDAATVKSLADASGPSKVTLTDANGNPKAPAMVVPK, encoded by the coding sequence ATGTCACGAGCCTTCACCCTCATCGAGTTGTCCATCGTGATCGTCGTGGTCGGCGTGGTCGCGGCCGTCTCGTTCCCGAAGTACGCCGAGTCGCGCTCCCGGTACCAGGTCGAACTTGCCGCTCGGAAGGTGTGCGTAGACGCCACCTACGTACAGAACGACGCCCGCTACGGCAGCGTGACCCGCGTCATCGAGTACGACCTGCCCACCGACACCTACAAGTTCGCCTACGCCAGGCCCGGTGCTTCCGCGTCCGAAACCGCTCTCGTCATCCTCCGCGACGAGCCGTTCCGCGTGATGCTGCTGAAGGCGGACTTCAACTCCTCGTCCGTTCTCACGTTCAATGGCTTCGGGGTTCCCGTCGCGGGCGGCGACCTCGCGGTCGGCGCCAACACCAGGGGAAAGTCGATCACGGTCGATCCCGACACCGGCGCGGTGACGACCGCCACGCTGGACGCCGCGACCGTCAAGTCGCTTGCGGACGCGAGCGGCCCCTCGAAAGTGACGCTCACCGACGCCAACGGAAATCCCAAGGCCCCTGCGATGGTTGTTCCCAAGTAG
- a CDS encoding prepilin-type N-terminal cleavage/methylation domain-containing protein — protein sequence MRKPSPSTSRAYSLIELTVSLAIVSILVTAIGSLIILASKAIPRDDGVFAAALGGAGLAEELIDDAAFALVFNEVSKTAVEFTLADRTGDGKEEVVRYAWSGTSGQPLMRTINGSSPIIVLPDVRSLEFSATTRPGSVFLGSDQSASSGDIQEYDSALPLSQQVTNSNWFGFYCPPPQASGATGWRITRVRVKLLRSGSGGGTGDVQLRKPKADGTPSTTVYASAAFNEDNLGVLPSWQTFNLDSGVVPAGQGICIVIRGTNGSNATGVSYFSSLGIPVGTVGMASTNSGSTWTTYGSTCALHDIDGTVYLTSEGLVARDYVDFLTVRIRAGASQTAIEKTIRPLNRPEVLD from the coding sequence ATGCGCAAACCCTCACCCAGCACGTCGCGGGCCTACTCCCTCATCGAACTGACGGTGAGCCTGGCGATCGTCTCGATCCTCGTGACGGCCATCGGCTCGCTCATCATCCTTGCCTCGAAGGCCATCCCGCGAGACGACGGCGTCTTCGCCGCCGCGCTCGGCGGGGCGGGCCTCGCCGAGGAACTGATCGACGACGCAGCGTTCGCGCTCGTCTTCAACGAGGTCTCGAAGACCGCGGTCGAGTTCACGCTCGCCGACAGGACAGGCGACGGCAAAGAGGAAGTCGTGCGCTACGCCTGGTCCGGCACGTCCGGCCAACCGCTCATGCGCACGATCAACGGATCGTCTCCCATCATCGTCCTGCCCGACGTGCGATCCCTCGAGTTCTCCGCGACCACACGGCCCGGGAGCGTGTTCCTCGGCAGCGACCAGTCCGCTTCATCCGGGGATATTCAGGAGTACGACTCGGCGCTGCCGCTCTCCCAGCAGGTTACGAACTCGAACTGGTTCGGGTTCTACTGCCCGCCGCCGCAGGCCTCGGGCGCTACCGGCTGGCGCATCACGCGAGTGCGAGTCAAACTTCTCCGTTCCGGATCCGGCGGCGGCACAGGCGATGTGCAACTCCGCAAGCCGAAGGCCGACGGCACGCCAAGCACAACGGTCTATGCCTCCGCCGCCTTCAACGAGGACAACCTCGGCGTCCTGCCCTCATGGCAGACCTTCAACCTCGATTCCGGCGTCGTTCCGGCCGGCCAGGGCATCTGCATCGTCATCCGCGGCACCAACGGGTCGAACGCGACCGGCGTCAGCTACTTCTCGTCCCTCGGCATCCCCGTCGGAACAGTTGGCATGGCTTCTACGAACTCCGGGAGCACCTGGACCACCTACGGAAGCACCTGCGCCCTCCATGACATCGACGGCACCGTCTACCTTACGAGCGAAGGACTCGTTGCCCGCGACTATGTGGACTTCCTCACGGTACGCATTCGCGCGGGCGCGTCCCAGACTGCCATCGAGAAGACCATCAGGCCGCTCAACCGCCCGGAGGTGCTCGATTGA
- a CDS encoding prepilin-type N-terminal cleavage/methylation domain-containing protein, translated as MSRGPASNAARVQARGFSLVEVIVAILVLAALLAASLNTVAASASMQRHAADRARARVLALDLLNEARRHPYDDPIAGSGTGPGAGEINGTRSLFNDVDDFNGWSASPPQRTDGSAIPGFDGWTRACTVEYVSVANPATTVLTDSGVKRITVTVYRGKQPMATATGLRTRALDKHLD; from the coding sequence TTGAGCCGAGGTCCGGCCTCCAATGCCGCCCGCGTGCAGGCACGAGGCTTCAGCCTCGTGGAGGTTATCGTTGCGATCCTTGTGCTCGCAGCGCTCCTCGCGGCATCGCTGAACACCGTCGCGGCCTCCGCCTCCATGCAGCGGCACGCCGCGGATCGCGCCCGCGCCCGCGTGCTCGCACTCGACCTCCTCAATGAAGCCCGCCGACATCCCTACGACGACCCGATCGCCGGCAGCGGCACCGGGCCCGGCGCCGGAGAAATCAACGGCACACGCTCGCTCTTCAACGACGTGGACGACTTCAACGGCTGGTCCGCATCGCCCCCGCAGCGTACCGACGGATCGGCCATCCCGGGATTCGACGGCTGGACCCGGGCCTGTACCGTCGAGTACGTCAGCGTCGCGAACCCTGCGACAACGGTGCTCACCGATTCGGGCGTCAAGCGGATCACCGTGACCGTCTATCGCGGAAAGCAACCCATGGCGACAGCGACCGGACTCCGCACCCGCGCCCTCGACAAGCACCTCGACTGA
- a CDS encoding LamG domain-containing protein produces MRHTPTSRRRGSIYLLVLVTVTTVTVLGLASLSIVSSRRIESESVGAVMDARAAAESGIDLALAIMHDTPDWRWSLPNGDWRADAPLGAATYTINVVDPADGNLADDPCQPVLVTATGRASRARSIVSVRLETEGPFEGAYTGVMTSLAPVSYWRLNENAGTTAIDTMGERNGAYKNGVLLARRTGLGCSTVAWFDGVNDFAEVAHRSKYEIKQGSIALWLRPEKVTTRMGVLSKAATGFGSGGYLEIFVDASRIRARIADSSSWNVVRSSTIVPDRWYHVVLTFGDDMLLYVDGVLVDSRDFDVGIDKNKEPLALGVSTVNSSSGSTNGWTSPFKGSIAEVAFFNKILTATDIADLYAAYPPPLRMRVVSTSWERIAD; encoded by the coding sequence ATGCGCCACACGCCGACATCACGCCGACGCGGCAGCATCTACCTGCTTGTTCTCGTCACGGTCACCACCGTCACCGTCCTCGGCCTGGCGAGCCTGAGCATCGTCTCCTCCCGGCGCATCGAGTCCGAGAGCGTGGGCGCCGTCATGGACGCGCGCGCCGCGGCCGAGAGCGGGATCGATCTCGCTCTCGCGATCATGCACGACACGCCCGACTGGCGATGGTCGCTCCCCAACGGCGACTGGCGCGCGGATGCGCCACTCGGAGCGGCCACCTACACGATCAACGTCGTCGATCCCGCGGACGGCAACCTCGCCGACGACCCCTGCCAGCCCGTGCTCGTCACCGCGACCGGCCGGGCGTCTCGCGCCAGGTCGATCGTCTCTGTCCGGCTTGAGACCGAGGGACCGTTCGAGGGTGCGTACACCGGGGTGATGACCTCGCTCGCTCCGGTTTCCTACTGGCGGCTCAACGAGAACGCCGGCACGACCGCGATCGACACGATGGGCGAACGCAATGGCGCCTACAAGAACGGAGTTCTGCTCGCACGGCGCACCGGCCTCGGGTGCTCGACCGTTGCTTGGTTCGATGGGGTCAACGACTTCGCCGAGGTTGCCCATCGGAGCAAGTACGAGATCAAGCAAGGCTCCATCGCGCTCTGGCTGCGACCCGAGAAGGTGACGACGCGGATGGGCGTGCTTTCCAAGGCCGCGACCGGCTTCGGCAGCGGGGGGTACCTCGAGATCTTTGTCGATGCCTCGCGTATCCGCGCCCGCATAGCGGACAGCTCATCCTGGAACGTCGTGCGTTCCTCGACCATCGTGCCTGACCGGTGGTACCACGTCGTCCTCACATTCGGCGACGACATGCTTCTTTACGTCGACGGTGTCCTGGTCGATTCACGCGACTTTGACGTGGGCATCGACAAGAACAAGGAGCCGCTCGCCCTCGGCGTCTCCACGGTCAACTCCTCCTCAGGCTCCACCAACGGCTGGACCTCCCCCTTCAAGGGGTCCATCGCCGAGGTGGCGTTCTTCAACAAGATCCTCACCGCGACGGATATCGCCGACCTCTACGCGGCCTATCCACCTCCGCTCAGGATGCGCGTCGTTTCAACCAGTTGGGAACGCATCGCGGACTGA